From a single Planctellipticum variicoloris genomic region:
- a CDS encoding rhomboid family intramembrane serine protease yields MRKIGEIVDGAAAERFADFLRGDGIVCSLDQTDSGWAVWIQDEDRLDVARQSLKDFQASPDDERFTAGARKGREVLRQKYQEQKSARRRVIQVRETWSQPSADRCPLTFGLIAASVLAFAFTYLSKDQEILKRLLISPDGSWNLILHGEVWRLVTPIVIHFGWMHILFNLLWLKDFGLQLESRLGTLRFLGLVLAIAVTSNAAQFWTSGPFFGGMSGVNYGLFGYLWLRSRFEPESGFYISPNAVVMLGVWFLICLTGAVGGVANTAHAVGLAAGCSLAFAGYLIRGGARG; encoded by the coding sequence ATGCGCAAGATTGGCGAGATCGTAGACGGCGCTGCCGCGGAACGCTTTGCAGACTTCCTGCGCGGCGACGGTATCGTCTGCTCGCTCGACCAGACTGATTCTGGCTGGGCCGTCTGGATTCAGGACGAAGATCGTCTCGACGTCGCACGCCAATCGCTGAAGGACTTCCAGGCGTCCCCGGACGACGAGCGATTCACGGCGGGCGCTCGCAAAGGGCGGGAGGTTCTCCGTCAGAAATACCAGGAGCAGAAGTCCGCACGGCGACGTGTAATTCAGGTGCGGGAAACGTGGTCGCAACCCTCCGCCGACCGCTGCCCGCTGACATTCGGCCTGATCGCCGCCAGCGTGCTGGCGTTTGCCTTCACGTATCTGAGCAAAGATCAGGAGATCCTGAAGAGGTTGCTGATTTCGCCGGACGGTTCGTGGAACCTGATTCTGCACGGCGAAGTCTGGCGGCTGGTGACGCCGATCGTGATCCATTTCGGCTGGATGCACATCCTCTTCAATCTGCTCTGGCTGAAAGATTTCGGCCTGCAGTTGGAGTCGCGACTGGGAACGTTGCGTTTCCTGGGCCTGGTTCTGGCGATTGCGGTCACTTCCAATGCCGCCCAGTTCTGGACGTCCGGACCATTCTTCGGCGGGATGTCGGGCGTGAACTACGGGCTGTTCGGCTACCTGTGGCTCCGCAGCCGGTTCGAACCGGAATCAGGGTTTTACATTTCGCCCAACGCCGTCGTGATGCTCGGCGTGTGGTTCCTCATCTGTTTGACGGGCGCGGTCGGTGGCGTGGCCAACACGGCCCATGCCGTGGGGCTGGCGGCCGGTTGCAGCCTGGCATTCGCCGGCTATCTCATCCGGGGCGGCGCTCGCGGATAG
- a CDS encoding TadE/TadG family type IV pilus assembly protein yields MNSLRYSPGTARKRELRKSGVLRRGAAAVELAVISPLFVLLVLGAVQSGINLDMQIKLQEAVRQAGRLASMDYSKRVQPNQTGNQKVIQDIKNVLTAEGLPGNEATVTITYAEGANAGTTFNLSSTANDLQYFRINVEIPYSKLNSTGLLPNTFEKLSASIVYRKDKIISID; encoded by the coding sequence ATGAATAGTTTGCGATACTCGCCCGGGACGGCACGAAAACGTGAACTGCGGAAGTCCGGCGTACTACGCCGCGGGGCGGCCGCCGTCGAACTGGCGGTCATTTCTCCGCTCTTTGTCCTGCTGGTGCTCGGGGCCGTTCAGAGCGGCATCAACCTCGACATGCAGATCAAACTGCAGGAGGCCGTCCGTCAGGCGGGCCGCCTGGCTTCGATGGACTACAGCAAACGCGTTCAACCCAATCAAACCGGCAATCAGAAGGTCATTCAGGACATCAAGAACGTGCTGACTGCGGAGGGGCTCCCCGGCAACGAAGCGACCGTCACGATCACCTATGCCGAGGGGGCGAACGCCGGGACGACGTTCAACCTGTCTTCGACGGCCAATGATCTGCAGTACTTCAGAATCAACGTCGAGATTCCCTACTCCAAGCTGAACTCGACAGGGTTGCTGCCGAACACTTTCGAGAAGCTTTCCGCGTCGATCGTCTATCGGAAAGACAAGATCATTTCCATCGACTGA
- a CDS encoding HAD-IIB family hydrolase, which translates to MRFFVLACDYDGTIAHHGVVSPEMIAALRRFVDTGRRLVLVTGRELDELLEIFPEIDLFEWVVAENGAVLYRGSDREEKLLAEPPPESFVRTLRQRGVAPFSVGRVIVATWEPNQTVVLDAIRDHGLDLQVIFNKGAVMVLPAGVNKASGFLAALRQMGLSQHEAVGVGDAENDHAFLSLCECSVAVANALPAVKARAHFVTKGDHGEGVAELIDQIVNDDLAAISARMLARELIIGLDAQGREATLPAFGPGVLIAGPSGSGKSTTTTSLLERLVEQHYQFCVIDPEGDYDSLSFAITVGTADNGPSVREVLQVLAQPDQNVVVNLIGLRLSDRPAFFSKLMPQLLELREQSGRPHWLIVDEAHHLLPPAWDLATAFAKDLGRAVFITVNPDQVNSQVLSSVGTVIAVGASPDKTLRTYCRTQKIQPPTLPGGKQESGQVVVWSRSAGSDPLYVRVAPNAVERKRHIRKYAEGELPPDRSFYFKGPAGKLNLRAQNLMLFLQLSDGVDDDTWLHHLRSGDYSEWFRRCIKDDVLAGEARAIESLAEASAETTRSLMRKSVEHYYTLPIDRSRLSEDKDLTANAEAEE; encoded by the coding sequence ATGCGTTTCTTCGTGCTTGCCTGCGACTACGACGGCACAATCGCCCATCACGGCGTCGTCTCGCCGGAAATGATCGCGGCACTCCGCCGCTTCGTCGACACGGGACGGCGGCTGGTCCTCGTGACAGGCCGCGAACTCGACGAATTGCTGGAGATCTTCCCGGAGATCGATCTGTTTGAATGGGTCGTCGCCGAGAATGGCGCCGTCCTGTACCGCGGATCGGATCGCGAGGAGAAGCTGCTCGCCGAACCGCCTCCGGAGAGCTTCGTAAGGACGCTGCGGCAGCGCGGCGTCGCCCCGTTCTCGGTGGGGCGAGTTATCGTCGCGACGTGGGAGCCGAACCAGACGGTGGTCCTCGACGCCATCCGGGACCACGGACTGGATCTGCAGGTGATCTTCAATAAGGGAGCCGTCATGGTGCTTCCCGCCGGAGTCAACAAGGCCAGCGGCTTCCTGGCGGCATTGCGGCAGATGGGTCTCTCCCAGCACGAAGCAGTCGGCGTGGGCGACGCGGAAAACGATCATGCCTTTCTCAGTCTTTGCGAGTGTTCCGTCGCTGTCGCCAACGCACTGCCGGCCGTCAAAGCCCGCGCGCATTTCGTCACGAAGGGAGATCATGGCGAGGGTGTCGCCGAGTTGATTGATCAGATCGTCAATGATGACCTGGCCGCGATTTCAGCCCGGATGCTGGCCCGCGAGCTGATCATCGGCCTGGACGCGCAAGGTCGAGAAGCGACACTGCCGGCCTTTGGTCCAGGCGTCCTGATCGCTGGTCCATCGGGTAGCGGGAAGTCAACGACCACGACCAGCCTGCTGGAGCGGCTCGTCGAACAGCACTACCAATTCTGCGTCATTGACCCGGAAGGCGACTACGATTCCCTTTCGTTCGCCATCACGGTCGGCACGGCGGACAACGGCCCGAGCGTCAGGGAGGTGCTGCAAGTCCTCGCTCAACCCGATCAGAACGTGGTCGTGAACCTGATCGGCCTGCGGCTCTCCGATCGCCCTGCGTTCTTTTCGAAGTTGATGCCGCAGCTTCTGGAGCTGCGGGAACAATCCGGGCGACCCCACTGGCTGATCGTGGATGAAGCCCACCACTTGCTTCCACCCGCCTGGGATCTGGCAACTGCGTTTGCGAAGGATTTGGGGCGGGCGGTGTTCATCACCGTCAACCCGGACCAGGTCAACTCCCAGGTCCTGTCTTCCGTCGGAACGGTCATCGCAGTCGGCGCATCTCCCGACAAGACCCTGCGCACCTATTGCCGGACCCAAAAGATCCAACCTCCAACATTGCCCGGCGGGAAGCAGGAATCAGGGCAGGTCGTCGTCTGGTCCCGTTCGGCCGGATCGGACCCGCTCTACGTCCGCGTCGCACCGAATGCCGTAGAACGAAAGCGGCATATCCGAAAATATGCCGAAGGGGAGCTGCCGCCGGACCGCAGCTTCTACTTCAAGGGCCCCGCCGGCAAACTCAATCTGCGCGCCCAGAATCTCATGCTGTTCCTGCAGTTGTCGGACGGCGTCGATGATGACACCTGGCTTCACCACCTGCGGTCGGGCGACTACTCGGAATGGTTTCGGCGCTGCATCAAGGACGACGTGCTCGCCGGCGAGGCGCGGGCGATTGAATCGCTCGCCGAGGCGTCGGCGGAAACGACTCGAAGCCTGATGCGAAAGTCCGTCGAGCACTACTACACACTGCCGATCGACAGGTCGCGGCTGTCTGAAGACAAGGACCTGACGGCAAATGCCGAGGCGGAGGAATAG
- a CDS encoding HPr family phosphocarrier protein, translating to MNACFRREHAIVRHSEGLRLLPLISVWTAACTYQADLKVLYEDRRANAKLLLDLVLLAAPQESLLTIEGTGPDAVAAVNHIRRLIEVEEIDVAMSSYLFDPERHPVPQSAD from the coding sequence ATGAATGCCTGTTTCCGTCGAGAACACGCGATCGTTCGACATTCTGAAGGCCTGAGACTGCTGCCGCTGATCAGCGTCTGGACCGCAGCCTGCACGTACCAGGCTGACCTGAAAGTTCTGTATGAAGATCGTCGCGCGAACGCCAAGCTGCTGCTCGACTTGGTGCTCCTCGCCGCTCCGCAGGAATCCTTGCTCACGATCGAAGGGACCGGCCCCGACGCGGTCGCTGCGGTCAACCACATCCGACGCCTGATCGAGGTGGAAGAGATCGACGTAGCGATGAGTTCTTATCTGTTCGACCCCGAGCGACACCCCGTTCCACAATCTGCGGACTGA
- a CDS encoding pilus assembly protein TadG-related protein, protein MHRSSAPVRKVNSPPQPKRRGVSMVVGMFTLTACMAGVAFSVDLGMVSLVRTRMQGATDAAALAAAMEITHAIQTSGPDVVNVFDYALQQARSTGVSVAQANGVYVNPDVDVVFGRRSKNDVTDQWEIDWNVAPSKTNAVKIIARRDNPNLAEPDGKVPALFSAVMGNKGSIVRAESIAYIEPRDMVVVHDFSRSMNFDSYFSDEVSSPLSKEQIESNLLTVYNDLQPLDLGSMTFAPRYISSTKSNSGATTTITFKGKSVAVTSNTAIKSYKLYYTNNTTSTGSVSGESTTSATWSNSSKRINRVDVTVRKVGSSSQNWTLSHYYDTATISADLGLSSKPYPYASGSWSGYYSYVQSNAGLTSPGYTDMYGGMTWLSYQMKNYPSYFETKDFWKTRHYPFHAIKEGHVLLCDFLTDLKFDDYLGMVSYDSSHRIETKLSDSNPDMPLVDISTTPLTNDYGSVKQLMQYKQAAHYSDSTNMSGGMLEAISLLDNHKRDGSRPAILLMTDGNANVYDNGLSTSLPYGWDWNQMTDYDGDGNANYTTSTASKTVVLRQVKFAVDKGYTIHTICVGNDADTDLLKAIAFIGGGQFIHVPGGQSVADMEAQVEAAFTKIAAAVPPARLVGSPN, encoded by the coding sequence ATGCATCGTTCGTCTGCACCGGTCCGCAAAGTCAACTCGCCCCCTCAGCCCAAACGGCGCGGGGTGTCGATGGTCGTCGGAATGTTCACGCTCACCGCCTGCATGGCGGGGGTGGCGTTCTCGGTCGACCTGGGAATGGTTTCGCTGGTGCGAACTCGAATGCAGGGGGCGACCGACGCCGCGGCGCTGGCCGCGGCGATGGAAATCACCCACGCCATTCAGACGTCCGGACCGGATGTCGTCAACGTTTTCGACTATGCGCTGCAGCAGGCTCGAAGCACCGGCGTCAGCGTGGCCCAGGCCAACGGCGTGTACGTGAATCCCGACGTGGACGTCGTCTTCGGTCGACGGTCGAAGAACGACGTCACCGACCAGTGGGAAATAGACTGGAACGTCGCTCCGTCGAAGACGAACGCCGTCAAGATCATCGCCCGCCGCGACAATCCGAACCTCGCGGAACCCGACGGCAAAGTGCCGGCCCTGTTCTCGGCGGTGATGGGCAACAAGGGTTCCATCGTGCGGGCCGAATCGATCGCTTACATCGAGCCCCGCGACATGGTCGTCGTGCACGACTTTTCGCGGTCGATGAACTTCGACAGTTACTTCTCCGACGAAGTGTCGTCGCCGCTGTCGAAGGAACAGATCGAAAGCAACCTCCTGACCGTGTACAACGACCTGCAGCCTCTCGATCTCGGTTCGATGACGTTTGCTCCCAGGTACATCTCGTCGACCAAATCGAACAGCGGCGCCACAACGACAATCACGTTCAAGGGCAAGAGCGTCGCAGTTACGTCGAATACCGCCATTAAAAGCTACAAACTGTACTACACGAACAATACGACAAGTACGGGCTCCGTCAGCGGAGAGTCGACAACCAGCGCCACATGGAGCAACAGCAGCAAACGGATCAACCGCGTCGACGTGACCGTCCGCAAAGTCGGCAGTTCCTCGCAGAACTGGACCCTGAGCCATTACTACGACACGGCGACGATTTCCGCCGACCTGGGCCTTTCGTCAAAGCCGTATCCCTATGCTTCCGGAAGCTGGTCCGGGTATTACTCGTACGTCCAATCGAACGCGGGACTGACGTCTCCGGGGTACACGGACATGTACGGGGGGATGACCTGGCTCAGCTATCAGATGAAGAACTATCCGTCGTACTTCGAGACGAAAGACTTCTGGAAGACGCGGCACTATCCGTTCCACGCCATCAAGGAAGGCCACGTGCTGCTTTGCGACTTCCTGACGGATCTCAAATTCGACGATTACCTCGGCATGGTCAGTTACGATTCGAGTCATCGCATTGAAACCAAACTCAGCGACAGCAATCCCGACATGCCATTAGTAGACATTTCCACAACGCCGCTGACGAACGATTACGGTTCGGTCAAGCAGTTGATGCAGTACAAGCAGGCGGCCCACTACAGCGACTCGACAAACATGAGCGGCGGCATGCTGGAAGCCATTTCGCTGCTCGACAATCATAAGCGGGACGGATCGAGGCCCGCCATTCTGCTGATGACCGACGGAAACGCCAACGTTTACGACAACGGCCTGTCGACCAGCCTGCCCTACGGGTGGGACTGGAATCAGATGACGGACTACGACGGCGACGGCAACGCGAACTACACCACGAGCACGGCGTCGAAGACCGTTGTCCTGCGGCAGGTGAAGTTCGCCGTCGACAAGGGCTACACGATTCACACCATCTGCGTCGGCAACGACGCAGACACGGACCTGCTGAAAGCGATTGCGTTCATCGGCGGCGGGCAATTCATCCATGTGCCGGGCGGTCAGAGCGTGGCCGACATGGAAGCTCAGGTCGAGGCCGCATTCACGAAAATCGCTGCGGCAGTCCCGCCCGCCCGACTGGTCGGTTCTCCGAACTGA
- the rsgA gene encoding ribosome small subunit-dependent GTPase A, whose protein sequence is MTRDVQAEGVDHDQGLRDERISGKGDLSRRRTIVGAEVSGDQIVRAVDESLCRPGRVVSAIGATQCTVKLDDGRVLSCTIRRVVRTLTRDARNAVVTGDRVLVQTATDTTGVIERVEPRQGVLARGQQYRQHILVANISQVAIVASADDPPLKPALIDRFVVSAGKGGVRAVICINKADLIEPADLQPMIGLYSRLGCPAVLTSVQSGRGIAALKRLLVGQETVFTGQSGVGKSSLLNAIQPDLGLRTGEISEVTQKGRHTTRYARLIELGCGGWVVDTPGIRQLEIWDVHPAEVEGYFREFHPFVPYCRFPSCMHLYEEGCAVKRAVKDDLISMTRYESYVRIVTADT, encoded by the coding sequence ATGACGCGCGACGTTCAGGCCGAAGGGGTCGATCACGATCAGGGACTGCGCGACGAACGGATCTCGGGGAAAGGGGACCTGTCGCGCCGGCGGACGATTGTCGGGGCCGAAGTCTCGGGCGATCAAATCGTCCGGGCGGTCGACGAATCGCTGTGCCGGCCGGGACGGGTGGTCTCGGCGATCGGCGCCACGCAGTGCACGGTCAAGCTGGACGACGGCCGCGTGCTGTCCTGCACCATCCGTCGAGTCGTCCGGACGCTGACGCGGGACGCCCGCAACGCCGTCGTCACAGGCGACCGGGTTCTGGTGCAGACGGCGACCGATACGACCGGCGTGATTGAGCGGGTTGAGCCGCGGCAGGGGGTGCTGGCTCGCGGGCAGCAGTACCGCCAGCACATTCTGGTGGCGAACATTTCGCAGGTGGCGATCGTGGCCAGCGCCGACGATCCTCCGCTGAAACCGGCGTTGATCGACCGTTTCGTCGTGAGCGCCGGCAAAGGGGGCGTGCGCGCCGTGATCTGCATTAACAAGGCGGACCTGATCGAACCGGCGGATCTGCAGCCGATGATCGGGCTCTACTCCCGGCTCGGCTGTCCCGCGGTGCTGACGAGCGTGCAGTCGGGGCGCGGCATCGCGGCGCTGAAGCGATTGCTCGTGGGGCAGGAGACGGTATTTACCGGTCAGAGCGGCGTCGGGAAGTCTTCGCTGCTGAACGCGATTCAGCCGGATCTGGGGCTGCGGACGGGGGAGATCAGCGAGGTCACTCAAAAGGGACGGCATACCACGCGGTATGCCCGGCTGATTGAACTCGGCTGCGGCGGCTGGGTGGTGGATACGCCGGGCATCCGGCAACTGGAGATCTGGGACGTGCACCCGGCCGAGGTGGAGGGGTACTTCCGCGAGTTTCACCCGTTCGTGCCGTACTGTCGGTTTCCGAGCTGCATGCACCTGTATGAAGAGGGGTGCGCCGTCAAGCGGGCGGTCAAGGACGACCTGATCTCCATGACCCGCTACGAGAGCTACGTCCGGATCGTGACAGCGGATACGTGA
- a CDS encoding fumarylacetoacetate hydrolase family protein: MLLAKVRLADGSIRVGILEDSGVRLIEFIPDDRCQTLADILHAADPQGLALRLADRTSQSVDSAAVSLLAPIDHQEVWAAGVTYKRSQVARMQESESAASHYDKVYTAPRPEIFFKATPNRVAGPGQPLRVRSDSRWSVPEPELALVINPQLQLVGFTVGNDMSARDIEGENPLYLPQAKVYNQCCGLGPCVLLPDGSLPRAATKITLTIHRSGAVAFTGATDVDQMKRQFDELIAWLGRENELATGAFLLTGTGVVPPDDFTLEDGDSVSIEISGIGTLTNPIIKTRA; the protein is encoded by the coding sequence ATGCTCCTCGCCAAAGTCCGACTCGCCGATGGTTCGATCCGCGTGGGAATCCTGGAAGACTCCGGGGTGCGCCTGATCGAATTCATCCCCGACGACCGCTGCCAGACTCTTGCCGACATCCTCCACGCCGCTGATCCGCAGGGTCTCGCCTTGCGCCTGGCCGACCGGACCTCACAATCGGTCGACTCCGCGGCAGTCAGCCTCCTGGCCCCGATCGACCACCAGGAAGTCTGGGCCGCGGGCGTCACCTATAAGCGGAGCCAGGTCGCCCGGATGCAGGAGTCGGAGTCGGCCGCCTCGCACTACGACAAGGTCTACACCGCTCCCCGCCCGGAGATTTTCTTCAAAGCGACGCCGAATCGCGTCGCCGGTCCCGGCCAGCCGTTGCGAGTCCGCTCCGACAGCCGCTGGTCGGTCCCCGAACCCGAACTGGCACTGGTCATCAATCCGCAATTGCAGCTCGTCGGCTTCACCGTCGGCAACGACATGTCCGCCCGCGACATTGAAGGCGAAAACCCCCTCTACCTGCCGCAGGCCAAAGTCTACAACCAGTGCTGCGGCCTTGGCCCCTGCGTTCTGCTGCCTGACGGATCGCTCCCGCGCGCCGCCACGAAGATCACGCTGACAATTCATCGCAGCGGAGCAGTCGCCTTCACCGGCGCGACCGACGTCGATCAGATGAAGCGGCAATTCGACGAACTCATCGCCTGGCTCGGACGGGAAAACGAACTGGCCACGGGCGCGTTTCTGCTGACCGGCACCGGCGTCGTGCCGCCGGACGACTTCACGCTGGAAGACGGAGATTCGGTCTCCATCGAGATCAGCGGCATCGGCACGCTCACCAATCCGATCATCAAGACCCGGGCGTAG
- a CDS encoding TadE/TadG family type IV pilus assembly protein, protein MSWSENTNLRAGRERLVGNMLPQRAIRRRPSRGGALTVETALVLPVLGILLAGLMEFGHYFMVSTTLSAAAREGVQIGCYEDVTSAQVAAKINQVVAAALSVSNATVSVRDGSVFDTANVDPSTLNFDTLPLKEVSTCKRGDCFIAQVSVPYDSVALLPPFWLKNKTVIGRAVMRHE, encoded by the coding sequence ATGAGTTGGTCTGAAAACACGAACCTGCGGGCCGGTCGGGAGCGATTGGTGGGAAACATGTTGCCGCAACGAGCGATTCGTCGACGGCCGTCGCGGGGCGGGGCGCTGACCGTGGAGACGGCGCTGGTGCTGCCCGTTCTGGGAATCCTTCTCGCGGGACTGATGGAATTTGGACACTACTTCATGGTGTCGACCACGCTCAGTGCGGCCGCCCGCGAGGGGGTGCAAATCGGCTGCTACGAAGACGTCACCTCGGCCCAGGTGGCCGCCAAAATCAACCAGGTTGTCGCCGCGGCGCTGAGCGTCAGCAACGCGACCGTCTCCGTTCGGGACGGGAGCGTCTTTGACACCGCAAACGTCGATCCGTCCACGCTCAATTTCGATACGCTGCCCCTCAAAGAAGTCTCGACCTGCAAGCGGGGCGACTGTTTTATCGCGCAGGTCTCGGTCCCCTACGACAGCGTGGCACTGTTGCCGCCATTCTGGTTGAAGAATAAGACCGTCATTGGAAGGGCGGTGATGCGTCATGAATAG
- a CDS encoding GTPase — translation MPANLTPQYQRAEEEYRKAQTAPERLEILERMLQLIPKHKGTEKLQADLKSKLKETREELQTEKSAPKGGKVYKFPRQGAAQIVIIGGPNAGKSRILKELTKAEPEVAPYPFTTREPLPGMMTWEDVAVQLVDTPPMTDSQCEPYLLNFVRTADLVVLAFDGSSDDAPEQTSAVLEQLQQRKTRLAALTAFDEDDFSILQVRTLMVATRGADAGLQDRLEFFREMTGSTLPVFATDLDDPGQRETLRNRLFAALDLIRLYTKAPGKPADYSSPFTLPVGGTVEDLAAKVHRDLAEKLKFAKVWRAGAGDGQSVGRDYVLADKDLVELHS, via the coding sequence ATGCCCGCCAATCTGACGCCGCAGTACCAGAGAGCCGAAGAAGAATATCGCAAGGCCCAGACTGCTCCGGAGCGGCTCGAAATCCTCGAACGGATGCTGCAGCTCATTCCCAAGCATAAGGGAACGGAGAAGCTGCAGGCCGATCTCAAGTCGAAGCTCAAGGAAACCCGCGAGGAGCTGCAGACTGAAAAGTCCGCCCCGAAGGGGGGGAAGGTCTACAAGTTTCCGCGGCAGGGAGCGGCGCAGATCGTGATCATCGGCGGCCCCAATGCGGGCAAGAGCCGGATTCTTAAAGAGCTGACCAAGGCGGAGCCCGAAGTCGCCCCCTATCCGTTCACGACCCGGGAACCGCTCCCCGGTATGATGACCTGGGAAGATGTCGCGGTCCAACTCGTTGACACGCCGCCGATGACCGACAGCCAATGCGAACCCTACCTGTTGAACTTCGTTCGGACCGCCGATCTGGTCGTGCTGGCTTTCGACGGCAGTTCGGATGATGCTCCGGAGCAGACGTCCGCAGTCCTGGAACAACTTCAGCAGCGCAAGACGCGCCTGGCGGCTTTGACGGCGTTCGATGAAGACGACTTCTCGATTCTGCAGGTGCGGACGCTCATGGTCGCCACTCGCGGTGCGGATGCCGGGTTGCAGGACCGGCTGGAATTCTTTCGCGAGATGACCGGCTCGACATTGCCGGTCTTCGCCACGGACCTGGACGATCCCGGCCAGCGCGAAACACTTCGCAATCGTCTCTTTGCAGCGCTGGACCTGATTCGGCTCTATACCAAAGCGCCCGGCAAGCCGGCGGACTATTCCTCGCCATTTACGCTGCCGGTCGGTGGGACCGTCGAAGACCTGGCGGCAAAGGTCCATCGCGACCTCGCTGAGAAGCTGAAGTTTGCCAAGGTCTGGCGAGCCGGCGCCGGAGATGGGCAGAGTGTGGGACGCGACTACGTGCTCGCGGACAAAGACCTGGTGGAATTGCACTCTTAA